One genomic window of bacterium includes the following:
- a CDS encoding bifunctional phosphoglucose/phosphomannose isomerase, with translation MTSGTDRMLELVMSLPDQIASGAKAACSVRIGRAGRFDAVAVAGMGGSGIGARIVQGLLLDECRLPVFVCNDYDIHAAVSAKTLFVAVSYSGNTEETLSAYAQARKRGCRIIAVTSGGELGRLASGAGEPIIPVPSGMPPRAALGHLFSTLLVSLERLRVCNSQQAGLEEAARLMRKRRRSWLTKAGTIAKHVQDRLPIVYSTSRLLDAVADRWRCQLNENAGVLCHTNCFPEHNHNEIVGMGRPRHPGRNAVVVALLDRGTHPRTRLRLESVLDITETAYHLAMRLESEGRSRLARVFSLIMLGDLVSVEMARLNGKDAMEIERIDELKRRMTQKRG, from the coding sequence ATGACTAGCGGAACTGACCGGATGCTGGAGTTGGTGATGAGCCTGCCGGACCAGATAGCGTCCGGCGCCAAGGCAGCTTGCTCGGTCCGGATCGGCCGTGCCGGCCGGTTCGACGCGGTGGCGGTAGCCGGCATGGGTGGATCAGGAATCGGTGCGAGAATCGTGCAGGGGTTGCTGCTGGACGAGTGCCGCCTACCGGTGTTTGTCTGCAACGACTACGACATTCACGCCGCGGTCTCCGCCAAGACCTTGTTTGTAGCAGTCAGCTACTCGGGCAATACGGAAGAGACACTGTCCGCATATGCGCAGGCTCGGAAACGAGGCTGCCGGATCATCGCCGTCACCAGCGGCGGCGAGCTGGGTCGCCTGGCGTCAGGCGCCGGCGAACCGATCATACCGGTCCCGTCCGGCATGCCTCCGAGAGCGGCGCTGGGACACCTGTTTTCGACATTGCTCGTGAGTCTTGAGCGGCTACGGGTCTGCAATAGTCAACAGGCCGGACTCGAGGAGGCGGCGCGACTGATGCGAAAGAGGCGTCGGTCTTGGCTGACAAAGGCTGGCACCATTGCCAAACATGTGCAGGACCGGCTGCCAATCGTCTATTCGACCAGCCGGTTGCTCGACGCAGTGGCGGACCGCTGGCGCTGCCAACTCAATGAGAATGCTGGCGTGCTGTGTCACACCAACTGCTTCCCGGAGCACAATCACAACGAGATCGTAGGGATGGGCCGTCCCAGACATCCGGGACGGAATGCGGTCGTGGTTGCCCTGCTTGACCGCGGCACACATCCGCGCACCCGGCTTCGACTCGAGTCCGTGCTCGATATCACGGAGACGGCATACCATCTGGCCATGCGGCTGGAGAGCGAGGGACGGTCGCGCCTGGCCCGGGTGTTCTCGCTCATAATGCTCGGTGACCTTGTCTCGGTCGAAATGGCGCGACTGAATGGCAAGGACGCGATGGAGATTGAGCGGATCGATGAATTGAAGCGTCGCATGACGCAGAAGCGAGGTTGA
- a CDS encoding HPr family phosphocarrier protein — MLKGNVTIGGLVGLHARPASSFVQLSEHYSSEIRLVKDGMRVNGKSILAILTLAASKGSVVVLEVQGEDEREAFGVLKKKLETLDQDGG, encoded by the coding sequence ATGCTGAAAGGCAACGTCACTATCGGCGGCCTGGTTGGGCTTCACGCCCGACCCGCATCGAGCTTCGTCCAGTTGTCGGAGCATTACTCGTCCGAAATCCGCCTGGTTAAGGATGGGATGCGCGTGAACGGGAAGTCCATCCTGGCCATTCTGACTTTGGCCGCATCCAAAGGGAGTGTCGTGGTGCTTGAGGTCCAAGGTGAGGATGAGCGCGAGGCATTCGGAGTGCTGAAGAAGAAGCTTGAAACACTCGACCAGGATGGCGGTTAG
- the ptsP gene encoding phosphoenolpyruvate--protein phosphotransferase produces MQKSFRGVAVSPGFAQGVSQVYRPYTPAPKEVVLGPGQVADELKRFRQALHAAERELHTLHTQVKRDLGPDFADFIEVQLTLLHDEEVVKNTEAFIREALRNAEFAYSQTVKLMSEPVAKSEVPLFKERMLDIADVSNRVMRHLLGDDSRSLLEVAPGTVIFAHDLPPSEAALLDPRRVVGLVLEAGGKTSHTAIMAKAKEIPAVMGAGTVCEAVTDGLRVFVDGFRGVAIINPTKSRLRAYEDEIERRRAFRESLSALATTPPVTVDGRTIDLSANIEFIAEAKAAKRYGARGVGLFRTEYMYLAKRRQPTEEEQFLVYSEVAKMFKPYPVIIRTFDLGGDKVLAGYTEANPFLGLRAIRLTLNRLDLFGDQLRAILRASAFGNVKVMFPMVSTIEELRRGKLEVERAKGVLKARGVDFDPDFEVGVMVETPSAAIMADRLARECSFLSIGSNDLTQYTLAVDRGNEHVAKLFDHMHPAVLHLIKQTVDAAHQQGIWVGMCGEFASDLLGMLVLLGMGVDEMSVSPGMIPEAKGIIRNIDGGVAAEIVAQALKLGTALEVQRLLRREMDRKFPHLAGFQFEENKGK; encoded by the coding sequence ATGCAAAAGAGCTTCCGGGGTGTGGCGGTCTCTCCGGGGTTTGCGCAAGGCGTATCCCAGGTCTATCGGCCGTACACGCCCGCACCGAAGGAAGTTGTGCTCGGCCCGGGGCAGGTTGCCGACGAGTTGAAGCGATTCCGCCAGGCGCTGCATGCGGCGGAACGGGAGTTGCACACGCTCCATACGCAGGTGAAGCGTGATCTCGGCCCCGACTTCGCCGACTTCATCGAGGTTCAGCTCACGCTGCTCCACGACGAGGAAGTCGTCAAGAACACCGAGGCGTTCATCCGCGAGGCCTTGCGGAACGCGGAGTTCGCTTACTCCCAGACCGTGAAATTGATGTCGGAGCCGGTCGCCAAGTCCGAGGTCCCGTTATTCAAGGAACGAATGTTGGACATCGCTGATGTGTCGAACCGGGTCATGCGCCACCTGCTGGGTGATGACTCGCGTTCGTTGCTTGAGGTCGCGCCGGGCACCGTGATCTTCGCCCACGACCTGCCGCCGTCGGAGGCGGCGTTGCTCGACCCGCGCCGGGTCGTGGGTCTCGTGCTTGAGGCCGGGGGCAAGACTTCGCATACCGCCATCATGGCCAAGGCTAAGGAGATTCCCGCGGTCATGGGAGCCGGGACTGTCTGTGAGGCGGTGACCGACGGTCTTCGGGTCTTCGTGGACGGGTTTCGTGGGGTTGCGATTATCAACCCGACCAAGAGTCGGCTGCGTGCGTATGAAGACGAGATTGAGCGCCGGCGGGCATTCCGTGAGTCGCTAAGCGCCCTCGCAACGACTCCGCCGGTCACTGTGGACGGCAGGACAATCGACCTGTCTGCCAACATCGAGTTCATCGCCGAGGCCAAAGCCGCAAAGCGGTACGGCGCGCGTGGGGTCGGGCTGTTTCGCACCGAGTACATGTACCTGGCCAAGCGCAGGCAACCGACCGAGGAAGAGCAGTTCCTGGTCTACTCCGAAGTCGCGAAGATGTTCAAGCCGTACCCGGTCATCATCCGTACGTTTGACCTCGGTGGCGACAAAGTGCTGGCCGGATACACCGAAGCGAATCCTTTTCTGGGTTTGCGTGCTATACGTTTGACACTTAACAGATTAGACCTGTTCGGAGACCAGCTCCGCGCAATCCTGCGTGCTTCGGCGTTCGGCAATGTGAAGGTGATGTTCCCCATGGTTTCGACCATCGAGGAGCTGCGCCGGGGCAAGTTGGAGGTTGAACGGGCGAAGGGGGTTCTGAAGGCGAGAGGGGTTGACTTCGATCCGGACTTTGAGGTGGGGGTGATGGTCGAGACGCCGTCTGCGGCAATCATGGCCGACCGGTTGGCGCGCGAGTGCAGCTTCCTGTCAATCGGGTCCAACGATCTCACCCAGTACACGCTCGCAGTGGACCGGGGCAATGAACACGTGGCCAAGCTGTTCGACCATATGCACCCGGCGGTGCTGCATCTTATCAAGCAGACCGTTGACGCCGCGCACCAGCAGGGGATTTGGGTCGGCATGTGCGGCGAGTTTGCGTCAGACCTGCTAGGCATGCTGGTGCTCCTCGGTATGGGCGTTGACGAGATGTCGGTGTCTCCGGGCATGATTCCCGAAGCCAAAGGCATCATCCGCAATATTGATGGCGGGGTCGCGGCCGAGATTGTGGCCCAGGCGTTGAAACTGGGCACCGCGCTCGAGGTTCAGCGTCTGCTCCGGCGCGAGATGGACCGGAAGTTCCCGCATCTCGCCGGGTTCCAGTTCGAGGAAAACAAAGGGAAGTGA